The proteins below come from a single Micromonas commoda chromosome 8, complete sequence genomic window:
- a CDS encoding p-type ATPase superfamily (calcium ion), with protein MAFELTAAELEEAVTERDKDAINKAGGHLGIAEKLKTDPKVGLCGTELSEESLARRKEAFGVNEFEYPPPKSFLQLCRDALDDLTVQILCVAAIISLGIGAGLPKHREEYGYLEGIAIVIVVFVVVFLQAYIDYVKEQKFRQLNSIKDNYAVKVVRNGEVHAVTAGEVLVGDVVELSAGDKVPADGVFLEGSKLRADESAMTGEPIGIAKSHDKDPFLLSGTTISEGSGRMVVIAVGSSSQWGVILKTLIVEPSSTPLQDRLDVLVVTVGNFGIGAAIATFIASMIRWIIDGSEGKGWDGVLILDYLINSVTIVVVAIPEGLPLAITLGLAFAMRKMMADQNLVRRLEACETMGSATQLNADKTGTLTQNRMTVTDAYLGGTQYDSVPPDDISDEFAALLAESICVNSDANLAHNENGTVDHIGSKTECALLQLVEDLRSAGKGNLPESSNFAYVAGREKHDVAQRYHFTSARKRMSTAVPMNGGVRLHVKGASEIVVKLCTKMMKTDGSVEDFSPEDLAAAEKAITAMASTGLRTLCIAYVDLDTAPSGLSDEPPEANLTLLGITGIKDPIRPETAEAVRLLRQAGVIVRMVTGDNKLTAEAIAREAGILEDGDDGLILEGPVFRKMSQSEKEAVAVKIRVLARSSPADKLMLCNLQKSLGEVVSVTGDGTNDAPALKDADVGFALGIAGTEIAKEACDIVILDDNIQSMAKAVLWGRNVFQSIRKFLQFQLVVNVVAVSLNFISAAAGITELPLAAVPLLWVNMIMDSMGALALATEPPSPHLMERKPFGRSAPLVNKEMWRNIVVMSLYQLIVCLVLLFAGQDLLGIDESDGDGHYRTLRVNSVIFNAFVFMQIFSEINSRKISEWNVFEGIQNSPIFCFIIFLTIGTQAAFIEGVGRTVVGPAIGFMNLTGGEWAVCIVIGFCALPVGFLARQLPLDIFPGRTDDEAAAESMEQKKQAVAAANAAVARDAALGAGDVNISLGDNAAAKRRWSKVRNVMHAYSAFMSPLTVPVAESRERARGRSLSLTVGDEEEFLAAGLPSPTTSAARTKSTEFRTVSPGSETSINMK; from the coding sequence ATGGCGTTCGaactcaccgcggcggagctcgaggaggccgtCACCGAGCGAGATAAGGATGCGATCAACAAGGCGGGCGGCCATCTCGGCATCGCCGAGAAGCTGAAGACGGACCCGAAAGTTGGCCTGTGCGGAACCGAGCTCTCCGAGGAATCGCTCGCTAGGCGTAAGGAGGCGTTCGGCGTCAACGAGTTCGAGTATCCTCCGCCCAAGAGTTTCCTGCAGCTGTGCAGAGACGCGCTGGATGATCTCACGGTCCAGATCCTGTGCGTGGCCGCGATTATCTCgctcggcatcggcgcggggctcCCGAAGCATCGCGAGGAGTACGGCTACCTGGAGGGTATCgcgatcgtcatcgtcgtcttcgtcgtggTCTTCCTGCAGGCGTACATCGACTACGTCAAGGAGCAAAAGTTCCGCCAGCTCAACAGCATCAAGGACAACTACGCCGTGAAGGTTGTCCGCAACGGTGAGGTGCACGCGGTGACCGCAGGCGAGGTTTTGGTGGGCGACGTAGTCGAGCTCAGCGCGGGCGACAAggtccccgccgacggcgtaTTCCTCGAGGGCAGCAagctgcgcgccgacgagtcCGCGATGACCGGCGAGCCCATCGGCATCGCCAAGTCCCACGACAAGGATCCGTTCCTCCTGTCCGGGACGACAATCTCCGAGGGATCCGGCCGCATGGTggtcatcgccgtcggctcgtcgtcgcagtGGGGCGTCATCTTGAAGACGCTCATCGTCGAGCCGAGCTCTACCCCTCTTCAGGATCGTCTCGACGTGCTGGTGGTGACCGTCGGTAACTTtggcatcggcgccgcgatcgccacGTTCATCGCGTCCATGATCCGCTGGATCATCGACGGGTCCGAGGGCAAGGGTTGGGACGGGGTCCTGATCCTTGACTACCTGATCAACTCCGTCACCATCGTCGTGGTCGCCATCCCGGAGGGTCTCCCCCTGGCCATCACGCTCGGCCTCGCGTTCGCGATGCGCAAAATGATGGCGGACCAGAACCTGGTGCGCCGCCTGGAGGCGTGCGAGACGATGGGTAGCGCCACGCAGCTCAACGCAGACAAGACCGGGACTCTGACCCAAAACAGGATGACGGTGACGGACGCGTACCTGGGCGGCACCCAGTACGACTCGGTCCCGCCCGATGACATATCCGATGAGTTCGCCGCATTACTCGCCGAGAGCATCTGCGTCAACTCcgacgccaacctcgcgcaCAACGAGAACGGCACCGTCGACCACATCGGATCCAAGACGGAGTGCGCGCTACTtcagctcgtcgaggatctGAGGTCCGCGGGCAAGGGTAATCTTCCCGAGTCCAGCAACTTCGCGTACGTGGCGGGGCGCGAGAAGCACGACGTGGCGCAGAGGTATCACTTCACGTCCGCGCGAAAGCGCATGAGCACAGCCGTGCCGAtgaacggcggcgtcagACTTCACGTCAAGGGCGCGTCGGAGATTGTCGTGAAGCTCTGCACCAAGATGATGAAGACAGACGGCTCGGTAGAGGACTTCTCCCCGgaggatctcgccgccgcggagaaggccatcaccgcgatggcgtccacggGTCTTCGCACGCTCTGCATCGCGTACGTCGACCTCGACACGGCGCCGAGCGGTTTGAGCGACGAGCCCCCGGAGGCTAACCTCACGCTGCTCGGCATCACCGGCATCAAGGACCCGATCCgcccggagacggcggaggctgtCCGGCTCCTGCGCCAGGCGGGAGTGATCGTGCGCATGGTCACCGGTGATAATaagctcaccgccgaggccatcgcgagggaggctGGAATtctcgaggatggcgacgacggcctcATCCTTGAGGGCCCGGTGTTCCGCAAGATGAGCCAGAGCGAGAAGGAAGCCGTCGCGGTCAAGATCAGGGTactcgcgcgctcctccccggCCGATAAGCTCATGCTGTGCAACCTACAGAAGTCTCTCGGTGAGGTGGTTTCCGTCACGGGCGACGGCACcaacgacgcgcccgcgctcaaggaTGCCGACGTGGGCTTTGCGCTCGGCATCGCCGGCACCGAAATTGCCAAGGAGGCTTGCGACATTGTCATCCTCGACGATAACATCCAGTCGATGGCCAAGGCTGTGCTGTGGGGGCGCAACGTGTTCCAGTCCATCCGCAAGTTCCTCCAGTTCCAACTGGTCGTGAATGTGGTGGCGGTGAGTCTCAACTTCATCTCTGCTGCTGCGGGAATCACCGAGCTTCCGCTCGCCGCAGTTCCCCTCCTCTGGGTGAACATGATCATGGACTCCAtgggcgccctcgcgctggcCACCGAGCCCCCGTCTCCGCATCTCATGGAACGCAAGCCATTCGGACgatccgcgccgctcgtcaaCAAGGAGATGTGGCGCAATATCGTCGTCATGTCCCTGTATCAGCTCATTGTCTGCCTCGTGCTCCTGTTTGCCGGGCAAGACCTCCTGGGCATCGACGAGAGCGACGGGGATGGGCACTACAGGACTCTTCGCGTCAACTCCGTCATCTTCAACGCCTTCGTCTTCATGCAGATCTTCTCCGAGATCAACAGCAGGAAGATCAGCGAGTGGAACGTCTTCGAGGGCATCCAGAACTCGCCCATTTTCTGCTTCATCATCTTCCTCACCATTGGCACGCAAGCGGCGTtcatcgagggcgtcggccgcACCGTCGTGGGTCCCGCCATCGGGTTCATGAacctcaccggcggcgagtggGCAGTGTGCATCGTCATAGGCTTCTGCGCCCTGCCCGTCGGCTTTCTCGCCAGGCAGCTCCCGCTCGATATCTTCCCCGGGAgaaccgacgacgaagccgcggctGAGTCGATGGAGCAGAAGAAACaagccgtagccgccgccaacgcggccgtcgctcgcgacgccgcgctcggcgccggcgacgtgaaCATCAGCCTGGGCGACAACGCGGCCGCGAAGAGGAGGTGGAGCAAGGTGAGGAACGTGATGCACGCCTACTCCGCTTTCATGTCGCCGCTCACCGTACCGGTGGCGGAGTCTcgagagcgcgcgaggggtcgTTCGCTGAGTCTGACGGTGggagacgaggaggagttcCTGGCGGCGGGtctgccgtcgccgacgacgagcgcggcgaggacgaagagCACCGAGTTCCGCACCGTATCGCCCGGCTCCGAGACGTCCATCAACATGAAATGA
- a CDS encoding predicted protein — MIEGEVQRFLVGCALAALNLLYAREVVIRAKVPPGWVRLMLFLPCLASHVYYPANNFDPLKETMASAVSFTNFGWWTNFKLMGLAFGRGQLVGKVGSPLMFLAAGALPIKEEGRGPKHGSGRRTRSASAAEAKVARDLSPSATLARACCRIPVLCTVIYAAPRLQVGSFALNLCYSFGLYAVLGFIFDIAGLVSSTVFSITLSPHFDKPFLSTSATNFWAKRWNLVAGTLLREVIYEPIIEGSMTALPSKGSKSRNPPKPSTARRLAATTACFLASGLAHEIIMWYMCGAREFGWEWTAFFTAQAPLCALEWFIKRQTRLRFPTPLAIVVFLTVQLTIAKFLFFPPVVRQGLDQRVINDVKRILGLP, encoded by the coding sequence aTGATCGAGGGAGAGGTGCAGAGATTCCTCGTGGGatgcgcgctcgccgcgttgaacCTTCTGTACGCGCGTGAGGTGGTCATCAGGGCGAAAGTACCGCCAGGATGGGTCAGGCTCATGCTCTTCCTGCCATGCCTCGCAAGCCACGTGTACTACCCCGCGAACAATTTCGACCCCTTGAAGGAGACCATGGCCTCAGCAGTGTCATTCACCAACTTTGGTTGGTGGACCAACTTCAAGCTCATGGGCCTCGCGTTTGGCCGCGGTCAACTCGTCGGCAAGGTTGGGTCCCCGCTCATGTTCCTGGCCGCCGGGGCGCTGCCCATCAAAGAGGAAGGCCGTGGCCCGAAACACGGTTCGGGTCGGCGAACCCGGTCGGCGAGCGCTGCGGAGGCGAAGGTCGCGAGGGACCTATCGCccagcgcgacgctcgcgcgcgcgtgctgcAGAATTCCTGTGCTATGCACCGTAATATACGCCGCGCCCAGGCTTCAGGTCGGATCCTTCGCGCTCAATCTCTGCTACTCCTTCGGCCTCTACGCAGTCCTTGGATTCATCTTTGACATCGCTGGGCTGGTGTCCAGCACCGTGTTCAGCATCACGCTCTCGCCCCACTTCGACAAGCCTTTCCTCTCCACGTCCGCCACCAACTTCTGGGCCAAGCGCTGGAACCTGGTCGCGGGGACGCTCTTAAGAGAGGTCATCTACGAGCCAATCATCGAGGGATCCATGACGGCGTTGCCGTCGAAGGGGTCAAAGTCGAGAAACCCGCCAAAGCCGTCAACCGCCAGGCGACTCGCGGCCACTACCGCGTGTTTCCTCGCCAGTGGACTGGCGCACGAGATCATCATGTGGTACATgtgcggcgctcgcgagttTGGCTGGGAGTGGACCGCGTTCTTCACCGCGCAGGCGCCGCTGTGTGCGCTGGAATGGTTCATAAAGAGACAAACAAGGCTCAGGTTTCCGACGCCGCTGGCCATCGTCGTGTTTCTCACCGTGCAGCTCACCATCGCCAAGTTCCTGTTCTTTCCACCAGTGGTTCGCCAGGGCCTGGACCAGCGAGTGATCAACGACGTAAAACGCATATTAGGCCTCCCTTGA
- a CDS encoding predicted protein codes for MNLEPPTLRSSEEENGLRRALEIVKKQGDFYKRQQGLSPLSFALGLFNVGWSAFCLGRFVQYYWVWQVVKSVMLNYLSYSIKLKNHQRLYLMDLCHWLSFAYSIVGSISLAAWAIPGLKEGLAPVTSSPYVFRACFCLANGPLGWAVPALANALILHSVEHTAALFIHISPPMVMWAMRWHAAEHEAAFPGILPMPLDAANGSGLGYVELITPAMTVYAVWWIVHVAWLVSHGRYHGHSNTSGSSHDTVFHMTLRGNKVLSRWVGYDNDRPADIGPCVRYMVLHAAACLLVTLVAPVFWYNFWAHTCFVLMLLASSIWNGSRRYYGMMTSSYERRLKALLPEHARDNAPSEAPKKHEHVE; via the coding sequence ATGAACCTCGAGCCGCCCACGCTCCGTTCCTCGGAGGAAGAGAACGGACTGCGAAGGGCGCTGGAAATCGTCAAGAAGCAAGGGGACTTCTACAAGCGTCAGCAGGGCCTATCCCCGCTGTCGTTCGCGCTAGGATTGTTCAACGTCGGATGGAGCGCGTTCTGCCTGGGACGCTTCGTGCAGTACTACTGGGTTTGGCAGGTGGTCAAGTCGGTGATGCTCAACTACCTGTCCTATAGCATCAAGCTCAAGAATCACCAGCGCCTGTATCTCATGGACCTGTGCCACTGGCTCTCGTTTGCCTACTCCATCGTTGGCTCCATcagcctcgcggcgtggGCCATCCCCGGTTTGAAAGAGGGGCTCGCGCCCGTGACCTCTTCGCCGTACGTGTTCCGCGCTTGCTTCTGCCTCGCGAACGGCCCGCTTGGTTGGGCCGTCCCGGCACTGGCCAACGCGCTCATCCTTCACAGCGTCGAGCACACCGCTGCGCTGTTCATTCACATATCGCCGCCGATGGTAATGTGGGCCATGAGATGGCACGCTGCTGAGCACGAGGCGGCGTTCCCGGGCATACTTCCCATGCCCCTGGATGCCGCGAACGGCTCGGGGTTGGGGTATGTCGAGTTGATCACCCCCGCGATGACCGTGTACGCGGTGTGGTGGATTGTTCACGTCGCTTGGCTCGTTTCGCACGGTCGATACCACGGGCACTCCAACACGTCGGGATCCAGCCACGATACCGTGTTTCACATGACGTTGCGCGGCAATAAGGTCCTCAGTCGGTGGGTCGGGTACGACAACGATCGACCGGCAGATATCGGGCCGTGCGTCAGGTACATGGTActgcacgccgcggcgtgtcTTTTGGTCACGCTCGTCGCTCCAGTCTTCTGGTACAACTTTTGGGCGCACACCTGTTTTGTCCTCATGCTCCTAGCTTCCTCCATCTGGAACGGTTCCCGAAGGTACTACGGGATGATGACGTCGAGCTATGAGCGTAGGCTGAAAGCGCTGCTGCCGGAGCATGCGAGGGACAACGCGCCCAGCGAGGCTCCCAAGAAGCACGAGCATGTGGAATAA
- a CDS encoding predicted protein, giving the protein MDARTLRIINLIDCSTRSEITHLFTQDVDPPEDEAVTWTEEQLRDYFSSGGEIRPERRDTSVAGGFRDLPPPPPTCFPENMPKIGEELTEQLLTVEAYREAAFANGIPFRPNGLFTMGDSLLAELSKDPGLRAFQKNVVGFDEDGEPKYVPADSFAHGDGGAANGVDLRCFYRPDARTVVAAFRLGHRAAIAHHMYTTAHGGSIETVLDETTAEVVKCASTPAVATTEMKVYLKRPLELFKTYRVDVEITDATEFKTFTKATIRDPSNPNIPLAIGEAVLAHSAVLAKLMGKKRTSFNTAV; this is encoded by the exons ATGGATGCTCGCACGCTCAGGATAATCAATCTAATCGACT GCTCGACGAGATCTGAAATAACGCATCTCTTCACGCAGGATGTCGACCCCCCGGAGGATGAGGCCGTCACGTGGACCGAAGAGCAGCTGAGGGATTATTTtagcagcggcggcgaaatAAGACCCGAACGAAGGGACACCTCCGTGGCGGGGGGATTCAGGGACCTGCCACCTCCTCCCCCAACCTGCTTTCCTGAGAACATGCCGAAGATTGGTGAAGAGCTGACAGAGCAGCTCTTGACCGTCGAAGCCTACCGCGAAGCCGCGTTCGCCAACGGAATCCCGTTCCGCCCGAACGGCCTGTTCACCATGGGAGAttccctcctcgccgagctgtCGAAAGACCCGGGATTGCGCGCGTTTCAAAAGAACGTGGTCGGTTTTGACGAGGACGGTGAACCAAAGTACGTGCCCGCGGACTCGTTTGCCcacggggacggcggcgccgcgaacggcgtggACCTGCGTTGCTTCTAtcgccccgacgcgaggaccgtcgtcgccgccttcaggctcggtcaccgcgcggcgatcgcccaCCACATGTACACGACCGCACACGGAGGTTCGATCGAGACGGTGCTCGACGAGACGACAGCCGAGGTCGTCAagtgcgcctcgacgcccgccgtcgcAACCACCGAGATGAAGGTCTACCTCAAAAGGCCGCTGGAGCTGTTCAAGACCtatcgcgtcgacgtggagaTCACCGATGCGACAGAGTTTAAGACTTTCACTAAGGCGACGATACGTGATCCATCGAATCCGAACATACCGCTCGCTATTGGAGAGGCTGTTCTCGCGCATAGTGCAGTTTTGGCAAAGTTGATGGGGAAGAAACGAACTTCCTTCAACACTGCTGTGTGA
- a CDS encoding predicted protein gives MSTTVAAAVVPISYRRPIFRRRVGPGRSARGRDGASRLAAAADTEQAGLDDAVAKLLSWAESDSLRLSDKVTVGAAYPGGPRGLLATRDIEPGEEVISLPTSCTAFDADYASADEIFGLRDAIAAYESSPSRGGDVTPEVSLALLIALARRHPERTPFGPYAAALPADPPPSPIFFPDEKLEALLPYLPLSLVDDIDAARQEMYTLWDVATAVMERVKVDGEPAAALGLDEFAWAWMMIRSRAVTFRVRRAESGGDGVDARRCMVPVVDIMNHECSPVKDRWRNAPFHRGPAVELEAGDGAVAWRATREIYAGEEVSWTYGNLSNEALWLWYGFVPEPPSHGGCVVSFQLPESSLRGGLASVAKGDSAESAVAREDLLVRSGAFDARNGAGTERGTERELHFEVKVGERPKVLAGIAGLMCCSEEEVLAIKRALMSFGGCVMDEEEEEDEGAVAFVDMSGRLKVRLCQESRRRAGRYVAFILDQVEPMACGPSGDDLLSLDTVKPDAVDADAWWATVRLRTAAKEVFAITNVTLEEEAIKRDGGWIDEAVASILNIY, from the coding sequence ATGTCCAcgacggtcgccgcggcggtcgtgcCGATCTCGTATCGTCGTCCGATCTTTCGACGCCGGGTCGGTCCCGGGCGTTCCGCTCGAGGAAGGGACGGTGCGTctcgtctcgccgccgccgccgacaccgaGCAGGCGGGGCTGGACGATGCGGTTGCCAAACTCCTGAGCTGGGCGGAGTCGGACTCGCTGAGACTCAGCGACAAGGTGACAGTCGGTGCCGCGTATCCCGGAGGACCGCGCGGCTTGCTCGCAACGCGGGACATTGAGCCGGGCGAAGAGGTCATCTCGCTGCCGACATCGTGCACCGCCTTCGATGCCGACTACGCATCCGCGGACGAAATCTTTGGcctgcgcgacgccatcgccgcgtacgaaTCCAGCCCGAgcaggggcggcgacgtcacccCGGAGGTTTCTCTCGCGCtcctcatcgcgctcgcgcggcgccatcCCGAGCGCACTCCGTTCGGCCCGTACGCTGCCGCGCTGCCCGCggacccgcccccgtcgcccatCTTCTTTCCCGACGAGAAGCTCGAGGCCCTGCTGCCTTACCTGCCGCTgagcctcgtcgacgacatcgacgccgcgaggcagGAGATGTACACGCTCtgggacgtcgcgacggcggtgatggAACGCGTGAAGGTTGacggcgagcccgcggcggcgctcggcttGGACGAGTTTGCGTGGGCGTGGATGATGAtccggtcgcgcgcggtgaccttTCGCGTGAGGCGGGCCGAAagcggcggagacggggtggacgcgcggcggtgcatgGTGCCCGTGGTGGACATCATGAACCACGAGTGCTCGCCGGTGAAGGACCGGTGGCGCAACGCCCCGTTTCACAGGGgccccgccgtcgagctcgaggctggcgacggagccgtcgcGTGGAGAGCCACCAGGGAGATAtacgcgggggaggaggttTCGTGGACGTACGGGAACCTGTCCAACGAGGCGCTCTGGCTGTGGTACGGGTTCGTCCCGGAACCACCGTCGCACGGGGGGTGCGTGGTCTCCTTTCAGCTGCCGGAGTCATCGCTGAGGGGCGGTCTGGCATCGGTGGCGAAGGGGGACTCGGCGGAATCAGCCGTCGCTCGAGAGGATCTCCTCGTCAGATCCGGAGCGTTCGACGCGCGTAACGGGGCCGGGACCGAGCGAGggaccgagcgcgagcttcaCTTCGAGGTGAAGGTTGGCGAGCGCCCGAAGGTCCTGGCCGGGATAGCCGGCCTGATGTGCTgctcggaggaggaggtgctcgcgatAAAGAGGGCGCTGATGTCGTTTGGCGGTTGCGTcatggacgaggaggaggaggaggacgagggcgccgtcgcgttcgtgGACATGAGCGGACGGCTCAAGGTCCGGCTGTGTCAGGAgagtcggcgacgcgcgggtagGTACGTCGCGTTCATCCTCGACCAGGTTGAGCCGATGGCGTGCGGCCCCTCGGGTGACGACCTACTCAGCCTGGACACCGTCAagccggacgcggtggacgcggacgcgtggtGGGCGACGGTTCGGTTGCGAACGGCCGCGAAAGAGGTGTTCGCCATCACGAACGTGAcgctggaggaggaagcGATAAAGAGGGACGGCGGGTGGATAGACGAAGCAGTCGCTAGCATACTAAACATCTACTGA
- a CDS encoding predicted protein, whose translation MAALTATASQVKLRHRARVKTLPSRRVWGRSNQAGGVIRCSAGFIESYELALEASPLLVKSTTSLVGFLVADLVAQGLSSSRREDGDGRGIDLTRSGRNALFGFALYGPCSSWWYGLLDQYVLPEDPTSALAVAAKVAADQVAWAPVLVTTLFAWDLAWNGDNVVGGGLQKKLGADLLDTLKVNWSFWPVFHVLNFRFVPPGDRILYINAVQVLYNVFLCYKASERSDEDEKAASG comes from the coding sequence ATGGCAGCCTTGACTGCAACGGCGTCGCAGGTCAAGCTTCGCCATCGAGCGAGGGTTAAAACCTTACCATCGAGGCGAGTGTGGGGACGATCGAACCAGGCAGGCGGGGTTATCCGATGCTCGGCGGGATTCATCGAATCTTACGagctggcgctcgaggcttCCCCACTCCTGGTCaagtcgacgacgtcacTCGTGGGATTCTTAGTCGCCGATCTTGTGGCGCAGGGGCTATCCTCGAgtcgacgcgaggacggggaTGGACGGGGCATCGACTTGACCAGGAGTGGACGGAACGCCCTCTTTGGCTTCGCTCTGTACGGGCCGTGCAGTTCCTGGTGGTACGGATTGCTTGATCAGTACGTCCTGCCCGAGGACCCGACAAGTGCCCTAGCGGTGGCCGCGAAAGTAGCGGCGGATCAGGTGGCGTGGGCGCCGGTGCTGGTGACCACGCTGTTCGCGTGGGACCTAGCGTGGAACGGGGACAACGTGGTGGGTGGCGGGTTGCAGAAGAAGCTTGGCGCAGACCTGCTCGACACTTTGAAAGTTAACTGGTCGTTCTGGCCGGTGTTCCACGTCCTGAACTTCAGATTCGTCCCGCCGGGGGACAGGATCCTCTACATCAACGCCGTGCAGGTGCTGTACAACGTCTTCCTGTGCTACAAGGCGTCGGAGaggagcgacgaggacgaaaaAGCCGCATCAGGCTGA
- a CDS encoding predicted protein, producing the protein MTTIMDEDTCQKAGAVIDNQPGKIIKVEEPSIDRPKGCILHPFAEGSAQKPTRLFRNGRLDGCGTVEQCLCISNPKAEAAAKAKAAAKAEAAAKFEYAAVREGSCEDYGMTTIMDEITCKKAGAVIDNQPDKILKSVYTPIARPKGCTLHPFQRGSAQKPTEFFRNGRVDGCDAGCDCLCIKNPKV; encoded by the coding sequence ATGACCACCATCATGGACGAGGACACCTGTCAAAAGGCCGGCGCCGTCATCGACAACCAGCCCGGTAAGATTATCAAGGTCGAAGAGCCATCCATCGACCGCCCCAAGGGTTGCATACTGCATCCGTTCGCGGAGGGCAGCGCCCAGAAGCCCACTCGTTTATTCAGGAACGGCAGGCTCGACGGCTGTGGAACAGTAGAACAGTGCTTGTGCATCTCAAAccccaaggctgaggccgcggccaaggcgaaggctgcggctAAGGCTGAAGCTGCCGCCAAGTTTGAGTACGCCGCGGTCAGGGAGGGCTCCTGCGAGGACTACGGCATGACCACCATCATGGACGAAATCACCTGCAAAAAGGCCGGCGCCGTCATCGACAACCAGCCCGACAAGATCCTCAAAAGTGTGTATACACCCATCGCCCGCCCCAAGGGTTGCACGCTGCATCCGTTCCAGAGGGGCAGCGCCCAGAAGCCCACTGAGTTTTTCAGGAACGGCAGGGTCGACGGCTGTGACGCAGGCTGTGACTGCCTGTGCATCAAAAATCCCAAGGTTTAG